The following DNA comes from Anomalospiza imberbis isolate Cuckoo-Finch-1a 21T00152 unplaced genomic scaffold, ASM3175350v1 scaffold_226, whole genome shotgun sequence.
GGGGAGGGGCAGAACCAAGCGCGGGGGAGGGGCtgcggggggggagggggtttgggggtgcggtgagtggatttggggtttttttttttgggggggggggggtcccgggggtgtttttggggtgcgGGGgaggtgggttttggggtcccgggggggttttttggggtgcgtggggtgggttttggggtcccggggggggttttggggtcccggtgggggttttggggtgcagggggtgGGTTTTGAGGTCCcggggggggggtttggggtgtggggggtgggttttggggtgcgtttggggttttgggggtcagTGGGTGTCGTTCTTGATGACGATCTCCAGCCCGTGCTGGCGCAGCTGCGCCCGCAGCAGCAGGTTCTTGTTCTTCAGCTCCTCCACCTGTGTTTGGGGGGGGGtcagacaccccaaaatatcccccagggaccccaaaatatctccctccaccccaaaatatccccctgcaccccaaaacatcccccagtgcactcccagtgcccccagtacagcccagtaaCCCAAACCAGCACGTTCTTGCTCTTCAGCTCCTCCACCTGGATTCTGGGGGATCtcgagggggttttggggtcagacaccccaaaatatcccccaGCGACCCCAAAATATCTCCCtccaccccaaaatatcccctgcaccccaaaacatcccccagtgcactcccagtgcccccagtacagcccagtaaCCCAAACCAGCACGTTCTTGCTCTTCAGCTCCTCCacctggattttggggatctcgagggggttttgggggtcagacaccccaaaatatcccccaGCGACCCCAAAATATCACTCAGGACCCCAAAATATCCTCCCAACGCACTCtagtcccattcccagtccctcccagtgctcccagtcccacctgCTGGGACAGCACCTCCTTGTCCATCTGCAGCTGATCCAGGCCCATggatcccattgatcccattgatcccattgatcccaatcccaatcccattgaccccaaccccatcccaatgaccccaatcccaatcccattgatcccaaccccatcccaatgaccccaatcccaatcccaatcccattgaccccaaccccatcccaatgaccccaatcccaatcccattgaTCCCACCCCATCCAAatgaccccaatcccaatcccattgatcccaatcccatcccaatgaccccaaccccatcccattgaccccaaccccatcccaatgaccccaatcccatcccaatgaccccaatcccaatcccattgatcccaatcccatcccatttatcccaaccccatcccattgatcccaaccccatcccattgatcccaaccccatcccaatgaccccaatcccatccctatgaccccaaccccatcccagtgacctcaatcccatcccaatgacctcaatcccattcccaaccccattcccagtccctcccagtgctcccagtcccacctgCTGGAACAGCACCTCATTGTCCATCTGCAGCTGGTCCAGgcccattgatcccattgaccccaatcccatcccaatgaccccaaccccatcccaatgacccaatcccatcccaatgaccccaaccccatcccaatgaccccaatcccatcccagtgaccccaaccccatcccagtgaCCCCAACCCCATCCTAATGACCTCaatcccaccccagccccattcccagtccctcccagttcccccagtcccaCCTGCTGGAACAGCACCTCCTTGTCCATCTGATCCAGCCCCTGACCCCATTgatcccaaccccatcccaatGACCTCAGCCCCACCCATTgatcccaaccccatcccagccccattcccacaaccccaatcccaccccaaccccattcccagtccctcccagtggtCCCAGTCCCACCTGCTGGGACAGCACCTCATTGTCCATCTGCAACTGATCCAGgcccattgatcccattgatcccaatcccatcccaatgaccccaaccccatcccagtgaccccaatcccatcccagtgaccccaatcccatcccagccccattcccagtccctcccagtgctcccagtcccacctgCTGGCGCAGCACCTCGTTGTCCATCTGCAGCTGGTCCAGGCCCTGCAGCTCCTCGCTCAGCCGCAGGTTGCTCTGCCGCAGCTCCTGGATGTAGTCGCAGGCCTTGGACAGGATCCCGCCCTTGCTCTGCGGGTCGGGATCTGGGGTCACGGACCAATCCCACACCCCAAACCGCAaaccctgcaccccaaaccccaaacccgcaccccaaatcccaaatcctgcaccccacaccccaaaccctgcaccccaaaccccaaaccctgcacccaaaccccacaccccaaaccctgcaccacgccccccaaaccccaaaacccaaaccccaaatcccaaatcctgcaccccaaaccctgcaccacgcaccccaaaccccaatccccaaaccccaaaccctgcaccACACACCCCAAACTCCAAACTCCAaatcctgcaccccaaaccccacaccccaaatcccaaatcctgcaccCAAACCCAAATCTCGCACCCCAAActtcaaatcccaaatcctgcaacccaaaccccaaatcctccacccaaaccccaaaccctgcaccccacaccccaaatcccaaatccggCACCCCAAACTCCAAATCCCAAATctggcaccccaaaccccaaactccaAACCCTAAATCTCGCACCCCAAActccaaatcccaaatcccgcaGCCCGACCTGTCCGGATTTGGTGTTCTCCATGGAGCAGTCGGGATGATCTTGGACAGCTGCACGATCCAGTTGTTGATCTTGTCCCGGCGCCGGCGCTCCACtgaacgggaacgggaacggggttgggaacggggctgggaatggggattgggaatgggatcggattgggaacgggatttggaacgggaacgggattgggaacgggaacgggattgggaatgggattgggaatggggttgggaacaggactgggaatgggggttgggaacggggaatgggaacggggaatgggaacagggattgggattgggaatggagAATGGGATTGCGAAaggggaatgggactgggattgggaacaggggttgggaatggggaatgggactgggaatgggattgggaatgggaacagggtTGGGAAcggggattgggaatggggaatggcATTGTGAACGGGAACGGGGACTGGGAacgggattgggattgggaatggggaatgggaatggggactgggaatggggattgggaacggggattgggaatggggaacgggactgggaatgggattgggacgGGGAATGGCATTGCGAACGGCAACGGGGACtgggaactggaatggggaatgggattgggattgggaatggggactGGGAACGGGGATTGGGAAGGGGGATTGGGAACAGAAACGGGGAacgggattgggattgggaacaaggaatgggaacaggattgggaatcgggacagggaatgggattaggaacaggattgggaacAAGGAACGGGAACGGGGATTGGGGCCACTGGGAATTGGGGTGGCCCGTGGGAATGAGGGTGGTCTCCGGGATGAGCCGTGGGATGGGGGCGCCCCTTTGGGATCGGGGCGCCGCCCCGGTACCTTCGTTGTGCTGTGCCCGGCGCTTCTCGTCCCGCGTGGCTCGGGGAGCCTCCGACTTCCTGGGGAGgggcacaggtgggcacaggtgtgtcggggtgtgtcccaggtgtgtcccaggtgtgtttgggtgtgtcccaggtgtgttggggtgtgtccaggtgtgtttGAATGTGTCCAGGTGTGTTTGGGTGTGTTggggtgtgtcccaggtgtgtcggggtgtgtcccaggtgtgtcccaggtgtgttgGGGTGTGTTTGaatgtgtccaggtgtgtcccaggtgtgttggggtgtgtccaggtgtgtttgaatgtgtccaggtgtgtcccaggtgtgcccaggtgtcttTGGGTGCATCCCAGGTGTGTTTGGGTGTGTCAGGGTGGAGTCCAATtatgtcccaggtgtgcccaggtgtctttgggtgtgccccaggtgtacCTGGGTctgtccaggtgtgccccaggtgtgcccaggtactCACGGGGAGTAGGGGTGTGCGCGGGGGGCGATGGAGCGCTGGGCCCCCCCCGGGAGCACCTCCTGTGGTGACATCATCACGAAAAACTGCCCTGGAGCCAGAGCCACAGGTGAGAGCCCAATCCcacaggtgagaccccaaaTGCATCCACCCAGGTGAGTCCCAACCCAACCCAGGTGCCCCCAAacacacccaggtgacaccaaACCCATCCAGGTGAGCCCCATATCaacccaggtgtccccaaacccatccaGGTGAGTCCCAACCCATTCCAGGTGCCCTCAAACCCATGCAGGTGAGTCCCAACCCaacccaggtgtccccaaacccatccaGGTGAGTATCAAACCCATCCAGGTGAGTCCTAAACccatccaggtgtccccaaacccatgCAGGTGAGACCCAAACCCATCCAGCTGTCCCAAACccatccaggtgtccccaaagccatccAAGTGAGTCCCAAACccatccaggtgtccccaaacccatccaGGTGAGTCCCAAACccatccaggtgtccccagaccCATCCAGGTGAGTCCCAAACCCATCCAGGTGTCCCAAACCCATCCAGGTGCCCCCAAACCCATGCAGGTGAGACCCAAACCCATCCAgctgtccccaaacccatccaggtgtccccaaacccatccaGGTGAGTCCCAAACccatccaggtgtccccaaacccatccaGGTGAGTCCCAAACCCATCCAGGTTTCCCCAGACCCATCCAGGTGAGTCCCAAACccatccaggtgtccccagaccCTTCCAGGTGAGTCCCAGCCCaacccaggtgcccccagcctggcccaggtgagccccagtTCAGGTCAGGCGCTCACCTGGGGCGGTGGGGCTCACCTGTGGGTGTGGGCTGGCCCCAGCAGCGCCTCGGAGCTCTGCGTGGTGACCACGGCggtggcggcggtggcggcAGTGGCGGCGGCGCCGTCGGCCACGCCCGCGGCGGGGAAGTAGGTGTAGTGCGTCTCGGTGGGAGCCGCCTCCGTCTCCACCGCGTCCTCGCTCGTGAACGCGCCCTGGATCACCGCCTGCGCCGGCAGGTGcgacaggtgagacaggtgagggacggGGGGGGACAAGtgaggagggaaagggggaacaggtgaggagggacaggtgagggacacgtGGGACACatgagggacaggagggacaggtgacacaggtgtgggacaggtgagggacaggtgacacaggtgtgggacaggtgagggacaggtgacacaggtgtgggacaggtgagggacagacagatgggacacaggtgagacaggtgtgggacaggtgagacaggagagggacaggggacaggtgagggacaggtgagggacaggtggacaggtgagacaggtgtgggacaggtgagagacaggggacaggtgggacagcaaggacacaggtgagacaggtgagggatggGGGGACGGGTGAGGGCCAGGTGTGGGACAAGTGggacacaggtgggacaggtgagggacacagggacacgtgAGACAGGTGGGACACAGGTGTCACCCTGCCCCATGACATACCTGTGTGACCACCTGGGTAGGGCACAAGTGACACAGGTGAGGAACAAGGGGGTGTGGccctgtgacacacctgggccATGGACTAGGTTAGGCACAGGTGAGGCCCAGGGTGTGGCAGGGAGGTGTGGCAGTGGGTGTGGCCAGGTGACACACCTGTGTCATGGAGACACAGGGAGCGTGGCAGTGGGGTGTGGCCCCACAACACACCTGGGCCATGGACTGGGTGGAGCAcaggtgggatggggacagtgggtgTGGCAGTGGGCGTGGCCAGGTGACACACCTGTGTCATGGACTGTGTGGCCGGGTAGCCGCTGATGGCGCTGGTGCCCTCGGTCTGCGCGTCCAGCTGCCCGTCAGCCACCTGGATCACCCGGTACatcacctggcacaggtgggacaTCAGACAGGTGTGACATAGAAACCCCCCAGAGCCACCCGCTGTCACCACCTGGatcacctggcacaggtgggacatcagacaggtgtgacacagagaCCCCCAGAGCCACCCGCTGTCACCACCTGGatcacctggcacaggtgggacatcagacaggtgtgacacagagaccccagagccACCCGCTGTCACCACCTGGatcacctggcacaggtgggacatcagacaggtgtgacacagaaACCCCCCAGAGCCACCCGCTGTCACCACCTGGatcacctggcacaggtgggacatcagacaggtgtgacacagaaACCCCCCAGAGCCACCCGCTGTCACCACCTGGatcacctggcacaggtgggacatcagacaggtgtgacacagaaACCCCCAGAGCCACCCGCTGTCACCACCTGGatcacctggcacaggtgggacatcagacaggtgtgacacagagaCCCCCAGAGCCACCCGCTGTCACCACCTGGATCACCTGGTACATCACCTGCCACAGGTGGGACAtcagacaggtgtgacacagagaCCCCCAGAGCCACCCACTGTCACCACCTGGatcacctggcacaggtgggacatcagacaggtgtgacacagaaACCCCCCAGAGCCACCCGCTGTCACCACCTGGatcacctggcacaggtgggacatcagacaggtgtgacacagagaCCCCCCAGAGCCACCCGCTGTCACCACCTGGATCACCTGGTACATCACCTGCCACAGGTGGGGCACctcacacaggtgtgacacagaaacctccccagagccaccccacagtgtcccccaggtgtccccaggtgtgccacaCCTGCTGTTGGTGTGGAACCAAAGCCCCCAATCCCCAAGTAcctcccaggtgtccccaggtgcctcCAAgccccccccccaggtgtgcccaggtgtatcccaggtgtatcctaagtgcccccaagcccctccaggtgtgcccaggtgtatcccaggtgtactccaggtgtgcccaggtgtatcctaagtgcccccaagcccctccaggtgtgcccaggtgcccacaggtgtgcccaggtgtatccccggtgtgctccaggtgtgcccaggtgtatcccaggtgtgcccaggtgtatccaggtGTATCCTAAGTGCCCCCAAgcccctccaggtgtgcccaggtgcccacaggtgtgcccaggtgtatcccaggtgtgctccaggtgtgcccaggtgtatcctaagtgcccccaagcccctccaggtgtgcccaggtgcccacaggtgtgcccaggtgtatcccaggtgtgctccaggtgtgcccaggtgtatcccaggtgcccccaagcccccccaggtgtgccaggtgcgGTACCTGCGTGCCGCCGCCCTCGGTCCTGAACACAGTACTTGACGCCGGGGTCGGGGAAGGTGGCGGCCGATTGGATGCTGGCGATGGCCACGCTCGTGGGGTCCTCGCCCGTGGCCACCGAGCCTGGGGGGGCTCCCCAAATTAGGAGGGGGCACCCCAAACTGGGGACGGGGGAACCCCAAACTGGGGagggggtcaccccaaactggggagggggaaccccaaactggggacggggggcaccccaaactgggaagGGGGAACCCCAAACTGGGGACGGGGGGCACCCCAAACTGGGGGGACATGGGACTGGGAGGGGCACCCCAAACTGGGGAGGGGGAACCTCAAATTGGAGAGGGACATGGATTGAGGAGAGGGCACCCCAAACTGAGAGGAGACCCATGATTGCAGGGACACacccaaaattggggagggggcaccccaaactgggaagGGACACAGGATGGGGGGCACCCCAAATTGGGGAGGGGACACTCCACACTGGGGGTGGGGGACACGGTTTAGGGGGGACACAAAACCTCCCCAATCCCCCCACCAAagaccccaaatctcctcaAATCCCCCCCCCACAAAGACCCCAAATCACCCCCaaagaccccaaaacctccccaaatcccc
Coding sequences within:
- the LOC137466477 gene encoding LOW QUALITY PROTEIN: upstream stimulatory factor 1-like (The sequence of the model RefSeq protein was modified relative to this genomic sequence to represent the inferred CDS: inserted 1 base in 1 codon; deleted 2 bases in 2 codons; substituted 1 base at 1 genomic stop codon); this encodes MCGAHGETRGRRRAGPEAERALKAVRLLRSCPADARGSXAMKGQQKAAETEEGTVQIQEGSVATGEDPTSVAIASIQSAATFPDPGVKYVFRTEGGGTQVMYRVIQVADGQLDAQTEGTSAISGYPATQSMTQAVIQGAFTSEDAVETEAAPTETHYTYFPAAGVADGAAATAATAATAVVTTQSSEALLGQPTPTGQFFVMMSPQEVLPGGAQRSIAPRAHPYSPKSEAPRATRDEKRRAQHNEVERRRRDKINNWIVQLSKIXPDCSMENTKSGQSKGGILSKACDYIQELRQSNLRLSEELQGLDQLQMDNEVLRQQVEELKNKNLLLRAQLRQHGLEIVIKNDTH